ACCTGTGTGGCCGATGCAAACACAGCTTCCTTTCCTCACGCAAACCAAATGGGAAGCAATTCACTTtgagtaaaagctaaaagttagcagaatttctccttttttggtAGATCATCAGTCTTTTGATAAACCTGTTTTGATTGTTAGTTTATCTGTTTatcataaaataacacaaaaattgtCAGTTTTCATAGGAAGCTGGTGAAGCTGGGACATGGACAAACTATAAAACCAGaaagttttaatgttatttGTGAAGTAGATGTTACACTCTCCACTTTGGTTTCATGCTGCTCAGAAATGAGATATTTATAAAAACCGAAAACAACAACCTGGCGAGCAGAAAGTTAGAGACGATGAGGTAAACACTGAAACCAGTTTAAAGGGCAGAGTCTCAGTGGAAGCAGTTTAGAAGTTCAGAAGCTGAAAATAGAAAGACATGTCTTGCTCTGATAGACTTTGGTAGTCCTTGTCACCATTATGGAGCCACAGATTAGGAATTGTAGGAATGGCATAACTAGCTCCTGAGAGGAGGACCATCAAAGATCTTCTGCAGACTCAGAAGTTGCTCTGTAGGCAGCATTACAGACATGAATCTGATTCAAGCAGCCATAGGGAGCCAGTGGTGGGATGTGGGTCCAATCTGCTGGGGTTTCAATGTACAAATCTGCAGGAAGATCAAGAGATAACCATGGTCTGAGCCAGAAGTTAGAGGGAAACTGAGTCAGATACAAGCTGATTATATTGATGATGGACAGAAACATGACTGAGACTAACAGTCAGAGGAGAAGAACTGGTCAATCAGGAGACACGATTCTGGCATATAGATGAAGAAAGGATCAATAGTATATCATTTGAGATGTTTAGCTGATGGCCACATTCCTTCATCCATCTGAGAAATGATCTGAAATTCTAGTTGAAACTTTGAGGTCTGGTGGGAATAATGGTCCAGTTGGCTCTCCTCAGCAGAGAGATTAGAGTCAGTGGATGATCAGACCCACCAACACTGTAAGAAGTGTTACCACCAATTAGTTATCATAACTTGTTTCTATAATTTACTTCCATTTAACATAATGAGTTATGAAATTTCAGCTTATTGTCACAAGTTATTGGCTTTACAACTTATGGTTGTAAGCCAGTTCaattaaatgtaaattcaaGTGTGTCAACGTAACTTAACATTCCGAGTTTTAAAATACTAACCGGACCTCTTAAAAATTGACGATGACCACGACCACTGGCGGGGCGGTAATATTAATGCGCGGTGCAAATAGTACCGGGAATTTAGGTCTTGATCTGATAAGGGACTAATTATAATATAAGATTTTAGTCACACTTAAGAAGGTGCTCCACCCAATTGAATCTGCCTATTGACAAAGGAAGATGAACACCACCTGAGCAAATTGAAGACGTGGAAAGTGAAGTCGCggatgaatattttttttcagcaagaTCTGGATGAGAGCTGGCGGCATTTCGGCGGGCCTTTTCCTGGCTGAGAAGCAAGCAAGCAGCAAGTGAAATAAGGTAATTTGcctgtatatatttgtttaattaaaccaaatttgtaaatatgtcataaaaaaacgaatttttgtctctgtaacatgtttaaacacaggaCATTGAAATGACTTGTGGAGGTGAACCTAGCTAAACAGTACTACGGTGCAgttataaaactttttattaagATAAAACGCAGACAGATACAGCGAGTTTTATAACATTCTGTTTCTCAGAAGCACATTCGTGGCGCTTGGTTAAACTTTTGAGTGGTACCGGTGATATTATTGCAGGTGAGTTAGCGGTTCGGGAAAGgctgtgtctttgtttcagtaATTAGCCGGGTTCCTTATTTCGTGTTTGTGCGAGCGCGTGTCCAGTTTCTGCCGGTGATAAACgcaattttactgttaaagagAGGGAGCTACCGCCAACGGGGGGTTGCATATTGAACTGTGTTCTCATTTGGTATGTTCTGACGGtagttattttttatctttgctctTGAAAGCTGTGGCGTAGTTTATAAAGCAGTCGAGCGGGCTGCGGGCATGAGAGCTGGGTGGATCAGAGAGCAGGTGAAAACATTATAGCCGAGTTGACTGTGACGTtgttttatttacgttttattCACGTGAATCGCATAGATTCCAAGCTTTTTATCTGGAGCGTCggcccttttttattttcaaatcttttttaagtttgaagttTTTAGAGATAGGAGGGGACTCTGTtcttcataagaaaaaaaaaaacatttaagaataCAATTGTTatgcacatctttttttttcaaccctATCTATTGCACCAGGATATTCCTCTGTGGGACAATAAAAGTATACATCTATTCTATTCTtaccattttaatgtttttgtcatgttttcagttcatAATGACTAATGCTTTTAGACCATACTCTAAAAAttatgttctgtgttttaggTGCAGGTGGTTAAATCATTCAACTTTGGCTACAACTGTGGATGAAGTGGAGCTGTAAGTTTTGCAGTTTTGCCACCTACAATGAAAGAACAATAGTGAATCATTACAGAGACACTCATGAACGTGAAAGACAAGGATTGAGCTGCATTTACCCCAATTGTCTAACTGTGCTCAGATCCCATGTGGATTTTGCAAAACATATCAAGGAACATAAAATATCAAATCCAGTTGCTAAACTACGCTGTGAACTCTGTACGTTTTCAGCACCAACCAACATCAAAcagtattttcttcatttaaaaagacatttgagaACTCGAGAGGCTGTCAATTGTCCATTTGTGGGGTGCTCTTTTAAGTCGAGGGTAATATCAACTTTCACTGCCCATAAGAGTCGATATCATCATGCTGCTACATTTGTTGATTTCAAACCTGACCTTGTTATAAATTGGCATAATCAAGCTGTTGTAAATGATGAGGAAGAAGACTTTGATGATTTAGTGTCGTCAGATTTATTGTTGGCTGAATCTGAATTTAAACCTGTGCATAATTCCATTCAGCGGCAGATTGCATCCCTTTTACTTCGCCTGCAAGCAGTCCTTCATGTGTCACAATCAGCCATTCAAGAAATTGTTGATGACTTATTCAATGTTGGTGAATGTGCTGGACAAATAACTAAGCAGacaattgaaaatgttttgaaggagCATAATTGCACATCTGAGGAATTAACAGTATCTTTGACTGAAGCATTACAGAGTGTAAACCCACTCACTTTACTTTCAAGAGAGGAACCTTTAGGCACAGAATTTAAAAGGCAGTCATTTTATAGACAGAACTTTACTGTCATTGAGCCTGTTGAATATGTTTTGAATAGACAAAAAAGGTCTCATACTGTTGTTTATGTCCCTATTCTAACATTACTTTCTGTAATTCTAAAGAGAGATGAGGTGCTGCGTGAATTGAGGGTAAACAGATCAGTTGAACAGTCTGGCCAGTACAAGTCATGTCTGGATGGTGATAActtcaaaaaaaatacaattttttcaCATGAAGATTTTAGTCTATGCATAACTTTGTACATTGACGACTTTGAAATTTGTAATCCCATTGgcacatccagaaaaaaacacaaagtctgtGGTGTTTATTGGGTTCTTGCCAATTTGCCAAGAAGATACAAGTCATCGTTGTCATCAATCTACTTGGCTTTACTGTGCAAGACTGAACATGTCAAGACTTATGGGTATAATGCTGTGTTGGAGCCACTGATAAGACATTCAGTATCTAGAAACAgttggtgtgtttgtagaaaAACTTGCTTGTAATGTAAAAGGGACCATTTTGTATGTGGCTGCAGACAACTTGGCTGCACACTCCCTTGGTGGATTCCAAGAGTCCTTTAATGTGGACAAATTTTGTAGGTTTTGTCTGTGTAGTCGTGAAGAAGTACAGACTTGTGATGTCAGAAGTGGCAACTTTGTTTTACGAACACCAGATTTGTATGATGAAGCTGTACATTTATTGAACCACAGTGAACTTGTGTCTGTTGATGGTGTGAAACGAGAATGTCCACTTAACAGATTGACAGGTTTCCATGCATGCCAAGGTTTTCCACCTGATTTTCTACATGATGTGCTAGAAGGCATTGTACCCATAGAGCTAAGTCTGTGCcttgcagattttatttctaaaaactattTCACATTGGATGAGCTTAATAGTGAAATACAAGGCTTTCCTTTTAAGTTCTCTGACAAGACAAACCGCCCTCAGAAAGTTCCATCAACTTTCAAGCGAAACCATACTCTCGGTGGTAATGGACATGAAAACTGGAGTCTTGTGCGtttccttcctctcctcatCGGTCACCGTGTTCCAGAAGGTGATCAGACATGGGAATTAGTCCTTGAGCTCAAAGACTTGGTGGAGCTATTGTCAACCTCATATTTCACTTCGGACTCGCTTTGTTATTTACAAGCAAAAATATCATATCACAGACAGTTGCTGCAGACagtttttcctgaaaaaaagcTGTGTCCCAAACATCACTTTATTGAACATTATCCATATCTTATAAAAACGTTTGGACCTCCAACAGAGTGTTGGACCATCAGGTTTGAggcaaaacattgtttttttaaaaaggctgtgCGGGATGccaacaactttaaaaacattctcctTACTCTTGCAACAAGACATCAACTTATGTTGGCTCATTATCTTTCAATGCCAAGCCTTTTCAAGCCTGAGACAGAGACAACAAAGGTGTCTGATATGTGCCTCGAAGTCCTAGATGCTGGTGTCAGacaagccatcttgaataggttCAGCTGTGTTGACACAGTAAGACTGACCCCTCACATCTTCTTAAATGGAACAAAGTATTCAAAGGGAATGATTCTCTCTGCTGGGAGTACAAGTGGATTACCGGACTTTGGGAGAGTTTTGGAAATATGCGTTGTGTTGGATAGTCATGTTTGCTTCATTATTGAACCTTTTACAGCGTACTATGTGGAGCATCTGCGGAGTTACAATCTTGTGAAGAAAAACCCTGCTGAGTGTCTTTTGGTGAAACCAGAGGATCTCAACGACTACGTGCCATTGGTGTCATACTTCATTCGGGGCTGCCATCTGGTCACTCCTAAGACTTTCTTACTGACATAAACCAGCTGTAAGTAATTACACACTTGTATCAGGGCTGAATAATTTGGGAAAAAAGTCTAATAGCAATAATTTTTACTGATACTGCACTTGAGATCATTTGATAGAGagaataataattttttacatttctcatTTTAGGTGTAAATTTTAGCAATTATGATGTGAAGAACTACCAAACTGATATCAAGTCTGTAGAATAAAACTTTTTGGCTGACATGTATGGAACGAGATAATATTAAATGTAGAATggtattttgacattttgtctttatcaAGCATTGAATTACCTATGCTATTAAAGTATTGCTATTTTGATAGAATTTCAACTAATCAGTCTGCAACTCATACACATGCATATCTTTATACTTTCCCATATACATTCCTGTCTCTCATgttgtgatattttaaaatttgttgtttagGGCTTTTACACCATCTGTTTATATTACCAGCCAATATGACAGGAAAAATAGCTTAAACTAAGGTTTTAGTCTGCAGTTAGTCTATCACTATTGTTAAATTTTTTAACTATTTCAAATATCTTCCTTGCCCCATACTGCTGGTGCTGTttgaattaaatattaaaatactttttttatattttcccagatttatttttgtgagttCATTGTTATGAGTAATAAAATAACTGACTTGATTAAACATTAGTTTAATTGATTACAAAAACTGCAAGTGGAGCtctcatattttattacatttcttcCTACAAAACAGTGCTAAAACCATGTCTCTCTTGTTCTCATTAGCCCAATTTCATGTTTGTCACACCTGTCGTACAAACACCTCAAGTCAGCTCAGTACACCACTACCTCTTTCATACTCACAAAAAAAGGTTACTATCTGGTTAAGGACTACATATGAGTGGCCAAAATCATAATAGAAACTTCAGATTCCATGTGTTATTTATGGTTATTAAATACATGaacataagaacaaaaaaaatcttgatttgGTAAACATTTGCCTGCAGTCAGGACTAAGACATTTATGATTTCAAACTACTGAGAATGTGTAGGAGGTAGAGGGATCCAAATAGTTTatactgaatgtttttcttaaactgcatattttttttctattttccagGTCAAAGTGGTCTACAATGCTGCTGCGTGTCATCGTGTCAGAAAATGAAATCAGACGTCTTTCAGTTGAAGACATCCCCTCAAGCGTCAAGGAACTGTACCAGGTGTTACGAACCAACCTTGGTCTAAGAGGAGGATTCATTTTGCAGTTTGAGGATCCTGACTTCAATAATCAGTTGTGCAACCTAACAAACATCAAAGACCTTCCTGTGGACCGTGCAACGTTGAAAGTATTGTTCACAGCTGATGATGGCTCAGATTCAACGTTGGACACAGGCAGCCTCCCTTCCACCAGTAGTGGGGATTCTGTCGAATGGCCTGATCCCTTCCCAATTCCCCAGTTTTCACATGatgtggagctgcagctgaaagaagcaaattGTAGGTATGCTAAGGATGGATCTTTGACAGTGAttcctaaaagtttaaagacTGATATCCTTGACACACTTGCAGACCGTATGTCGAAGATTAGTGCTTATCCTGAGAGGCAACACTATGAAAATGTGGCCAAAGCACTGGTGGAGAAGCATCCCTGTCTGCGAGAACCAGGGTCTGAAAAGGGATGGTACTCATGGTTTCACAGCCTGAAATTTAAGCTTGGAAACTACCGGCAAAAATTAAGTGCAGCAGGATGCCCTGAAGTGGTCGTAAACAAACGAAAAGCAGGAGGTTCAAAGGGAAAATGTGTCAAGAAGTCAAAGAAGGGTGAGGTAAACTACTGTCCTGATCCACCTGAAGGACAGAGTTCTGAAAACATGGAGGAGAAGCGCAAGATTATGGAGGGTGAAATGCTGAAGAGAGACCCTGAtcaccagctgctggaggatcTGATGGTTACTACGTTTTCCCAGCGTAGAAAGGAGATAATTGGAGATCAACCACACATCACAGAGCTCATTTCCCGATGGCCAGCTCTGTTTTATGAGAAACAGGTAATCACACAACTTGGCATTAATTCCACCGAGAGATTTAGTCCTGTTATGTTAAGACTGTGGACTGTCCTATTGagaaatgttgtattttctgtcttttcactTCAGATTAGAGCAGAATTCAGGAGAATCGTCACCACAGACCTTCTGGAATCTTTTCTTGATGGACTTGATGGCCTGATCCCAAGACTGCTGGAGGTATACAAAGCAGCAACCAAGTCTGGAAAGAAGCAGTCActcaaagacattttggacTGCCTTGTGAAAGATGTAAGTGGAACTGTGGATGGGTAGAAAATTAGGCAccatttatgtttgttaaaacattttcatctcaCTGCATGTCTCATATCTTGTAGGACACAAATGAAAGGAGAAGGGCTGCTGCTCTGCTTGGTTTGCCACACTACATATCAGGCGAAGATCCATCAGCTGTCATCAGGATGTGTGATGTAAGACAATTTTGAAATGCAAGAAttgtatgtttgtttacatttgtctattttttgctatcctttctttaatttaaaaaaagaaaactttttggtttttgtgtatgtatgtatggggGTGAgcaggggtggggggttgtAGAAAAGAGCATATTGCCAGTacagaaactgagtgaaaaactgTTGTGGATGGGGCCAACAACAGAGGACAATTTAACTATGTAAGAGAAGtcatacttttaaaaagtcagaatcAGTTAATGTGTCCTACATATTTAGCATATTTTCAGTGCTTTACCTTGGTAAGCTTTGGAGTAATATGGTGTACAGCAGGCACAGCTTTGCTCATGTGTAAGAAAACAGAAGCTCTGTAGATGAAAAGAGTTCATGCCAAAAAGAAGGGCTGCCTGATGACAAAGTAAAGCAttgaaaaaacaatttaatatgATGTACACTTAAACTGATAGTTTTTTCAATTATGGCTTCTTTTACTTGTCTAATGCATCTTTTGTTGTTGGCCTCATccacaacagtttttattgttaagtTTCTGGGCAGTCTATGCTTCTACGAACAGGGAGTGTGCTGTATGCTCTGTCAGGTTATGCACACTGACTGAATAGAACAGTGTCCTACAaccccacttttaaaaaaaaactgaactatccCTAAAGTGTCAACATATACAGGATATTAAACCTCACAATAGCATCCAACAACTTGTAATATAAAGATACCTTGAAGTAATGGTATTCTGTGCTTGCacacaaaaatgatcatttattattatttcttctttttaaggctCATGTTGACACTCTGGATGATGCCTTGAAGGGGATACAGCTTGGTCTCTTGATAGCCTGTGAAGGTGGTGAACGGAGTGCCATTCCACACGAGGTCTTTGATGTGGCAGTTGTGGTGGAGGAGACCATTGTGCTTCACAACATTAAAGATGTGGCACAAAGCTTTGCCATGCTTATGGGTGTCATCTACTGCGTCAATCTCAAGTATCCAGATGACATGAAGTATTCATTTGAGTTTCTTCAGCGAGTGGTGATGAAGATCAGACCAGACCAGGCTTCGGCTCGAGTACATGGATTGAGAAACAAAATCTTGAGGTACAAACTGTAAcatgttttcaatttttattttctcacctaAAAAGAGTTGTAACAATTTGTTCAGTTATGTTCTATAAACACACATAATACTGACTGCATTGTGCTGaactaatgttaaaaaaacaaacaaaaaaacatcactctCAGGGTTGTCTTTGTGAGATTGCTGACTGATTTTGTAGCACTTTAATATGTTGGACCGTTTATGAGAGATGATGGCTGATTGTAATCTGATTTTGAGTTTTTACTGCAACTGTTTGATGTTAATGATTACAGTACTTTGGTTAATGTGCTTTAGGAATAAACTGGATTTAGATAATGTGGTTAGAATGTTCTTGTTGAACATGGTCTAACTTCAGCACATTCTTGTCTTGGAGATGAATGTTATGATTTACAGTGGCTTTAAGGCTCCTCTCAACCAAAACTGTATTTGATGGAGAAAgggtttgaaaaataaatgttattaaacaTGTGAGTTGTAAGTGTAttctgtgtaatttttttaaggaaactgGTGAACTTGCTATTATTAGTGGAGAAAGGGGAATAAATTTGAAGATCTTTGTTAACTTAAATTGCAATTTTAAGTTCAATTGCtgccttaaaaacacaagttaacatAACTTGAAAAGGCAATTGATATGAATTTagttagttattttaattttaaaatgtgagttgAAAGGATGTATAAGTGTATGTTACTTTGACAATAAGGAGCTAGTTTTCTTGAATGGATAATGTAACTTTGTGAGTTGTTTTAACTTAGGATATCAAGTTCAAACAACAAATAGTAATTAGACAACTGAGTGGACTCACAAATGTGAGTTCTTACAGTATATAATTGTAAGTTTCCTTGACAAGAGTAATTAATTTATTGGAAGGAATAATGTTCTATGGTGAGTCATTTCAACTCATAGTATCAagttgaaacaataaattatcatCAATTGGACAGCTTTtataactttcatttaaaatttgtaaaaaagcTGCTTCTTAAGTTCACTTATAATTTTAAGGCAGCAATCTAACTTAAATTTTTAAGTTAAACCACcctaattatttttacagtgaaTAAGGTGTAAAACAACAGAACTAAGTCATGGAGCATCCCTGTAAAGAGGAGATGGAATTATTCAACCATAAGCTGGATTCATAAGCTGTGTGACCAAAATCATGGCATTTTGTTCTCCTAGGAGGTCACAGAGAATGCTCTTGACACAAGGTGCGGGCAGAACTTTCTCTCTCAGGGGTATATGCTGCTGTGACtttctggggctggatccacctgttcttgctgctcttgggtgctgtagatggtgGGGGTTCCTCTGTTCACAGCACTCTcaactgtgcatctccaggtggcatGCTCGCACATATACACccacaaaacatgaacacactttttgtttttgaattgattttttcttttatttactctttttcttACACAGTTAGTCTTTCTGCTAAACATACGCTCACCCACCCACTTTTCACTTGTAcccatcacattcctctccctggatgatcaccaCACATGATCATCACACGAGGGGACAGTAGCTCCcccctttccaaacccccagGGTGCAGAAGAGGTGcgctttaataataatattgctCACATCTGTTCGCGGTTGCACGCCcgatcagtttttggcagaccatcacttttcagcacaacaccGGCCATCCTTCTCTCAAAAGGTGTCAGTCCAGGTACGCCCTCACCCCCACCTGCAGCTGACAGGCTCTGGCGGTGGCTGGTTagtcgcttttttgcctccaccctaaaatctgaccactttttctcccCTCAGCCtcggtcctctctgtcccactcactgaattaacagagGGAACGACGTGTTGTTACTCAcaacgcttccttttatttgtaacgccactACTTGACTTTTTCCTTCTCCACCTTATCGATGTCTGCCTccgtaaaatgttgtttcttcgctcttttctctgtggttgccaTTGTTAACCATGAAATACCATTTAAATCcaccttcacattcatgagATGCTTTGCATCGACCATTTATGATTGAATGTGGgcgtgtggagggcagaacctgaggtgGGAACTTGTGCCCAAACTTTGAGGTCCAGGTGTGACTTAGAAAGGGAAAGTGCTTGTTGGTGTGCGTGTGcacagttttataaatctgagGGTTTTTTGCCGTAtgccatttttgccttttgggcgTACGCATACTTTTAATATAAATCCTACgcaatgttttataaatgagaccccagacctctatattggagaaacaaacagctttttcacagatgcatggctcaacacagcagagcagctcttcaggactcAGCTGAGCTCCGACACCATGTCCTAGATAACTGATTATCTACACCAGCACATTAAACCAAACAGACTCAGACCTTTTCTTaaagtttctctttattattaaatGAACTGATTCAAGCAAAAATACAGTTGTGACAAAAGTCAACACTACTTTCTGCTGTTATATGATCCTACAAAtataaagataattttattttttattcattctatTAAAACCCTTCCCTTCTTTTACATGTCACATAATATATTGTGTATCAAATACAGCTTATAAAAGATTCATATAACAATAAAACTTCCTTGCAAAACTGTTGAACATAAGAAACAGAACATGCTGTACATATTAGCAACAGGTTAAACACACATGTGCATATTAATACactgcaaacacaacatccaTCTGCCTGTTCCGCTCGTTTCTTCACCCACCCGGATTTGAACCATCGGCATTACCTCTCAGAGTCCAGGCTGAAAATGTAAATCTGTTGACAGATGACTGAACAGCAGCATTCACATTCAGGGAAGTGAAACTTTGTAGTTCAGTAAGGATTGTGATGCAGCTCCCTTCAGCAGATCAGGATAAAGATCAGAACAATCAGCGTCTGGCAGGAAGTTGTGATGATGTCGATTTCTGACAGACATGATGCATCGCAGCTTCCTTGCACATGCACTCAGTTAAGGTCAGTTTCATGTTTCAAGATGTTCAGAGGAGAGTTCAGGTCCTGCTTTAGGCCTCCATTCCAGCAGACTGAAGGTTACAGCAACTCCATCTCCCACTGTTGACTTGGCCTCTCATCATTCTCTGGCATAACCACCACGTGTTCCCGGTCATATGTTCTGCCCCCTGAAGAAACAATCAGAACCCTGTTATTGAGGGGGtggagtaaacaaaaacaccatgCCAAGAGTCAGTGGGCATGGCCTAGTTGGTGGGGGTGTGGCCAAGTGtttacgttcctaccctcacctatggtcatgaagtttgggtagtgaccgaaagaacgagattgtgAATATAGGCAGTCAAAATCAGTTCTCTCTGCAAAGTAGCTGAGCTCTCCCTTAAAGACAGGGAGAGAAGTTTGGTTTTCTGGGAGGGactgtggagctgctgctcctccacattgagaggagccagGTGAAGTGGTTTATGCATTTGGTAGGGATGACCCCTGAACGCTTCACTAgggaggtgttccgggcatgtccaactgggaggagaccccaggtaAGACCCAGGACTcactggagagactatgtctctcagctggcctgggaatgccttggaatcctcccagaaaagctggaagaggtggctgtggagagagatgtctgggctttcCTGCTGAAGCTCCAGAATAAGTGGCAGCtaactgatggatggatggaagaaatCTGgtcttttacttttacattctttaaaaaaaatattaaatatatttaaaaccaaagtaataacaaaataaaaataaaaatacatccaacaaaaaagagacatatgtgatgaaaagaaacaaagactttGACTTCCATGACTCTATTCTCAGATCTCACACACCTTTTACATCCAGAACCATCCCAGGGAACATCAGGCTGCTGATGAGGCCCATCATCTGGACTGACCAGGTCTGGATCGGTTGCCGGGTTTCATTCCACAGAACCACCTTAGCTGCTGGGTCCACATTCCCCATGACTTGGAGACACATGGTGGAGGACAGCTGCAGAGCCAAACATGTCAGAACAATGGA
The DNA window shown above is from Kryptolebias marmoratus isolate JLee-2015 linkage group LG5, ASM164957v2, whole genome shotgun sequence and carries:
- the LOC108250173 gene encoding uncharacterized protein LOC108250173, encoding MLLRVIVSENEIRRLSVEDIPSSVKELYQVLRTNLGLRGGFILQFEDPDFNNQLCNLTNIKDLPVDRATLKVLFTADDGSDSTLDTGSLPSTSSGDSVEWPDPFPIPQFSHDVELQLKEANCRYAKDGSLTVIPKSLKTDILDTLADRMSKISAYPERQHYENVAKALVEKHPCLREPGSEKGWYSWFHSLKFKLGNYRQKLSAAGCPEVVVNKRKAGGSKGKCVKKSKKGEVNYCPDPPEGQSSENMEEKRKIMEGEMLKRDPDHQLLEDLMVTTFSQRRKEIIGDQPHITELISRWPALFYEKQIRAEFRRIVTTDLLESFLDGLDGLIPRLLEVYKAATKSGKKQSLKDILDCLVKDDTNERRRAAALLGLPHYISGEDPSAVIRMCDAHVDTLDDALKGIQLGLLIACEGGERSAIPHEVFDVAVVVEETIVLHNIKDVAQSFAMLMGVIYCVNLKYPDDMKYSFEFLQRVVMKIRPDQASARVHGLRNKILRYKL